A window of Cyclopterus lumpus isolate fCycLum1 chromosome 14, fCycLum1.pri, whole genome shotgun sequence contains these coding sequences:
- the LOC117743063 gene encoding protocadherin alpha-C2-like isoform X1, with protein MARATAPVRTRLIAALFSFAALWGCALSITRYSIPEEMEEGSFVANLATDLALEVRSLVQRSAKLDVINSKNYLDINKETGELVIREKIDRESICMTKATSCFLKMDVILENPIRIFNIELEIMDINDNAPVFRRRTMHLDISEATPPGERFSLTNAVDADVGANSIKTYYLSESDYFNIDIQTGSDGSKYVDLVLNGHLDREEHTVHNLILTAVDGGVPPRSGTASIVINVLDINDNAPLFSQPLFAVNVSENSAAGTVVMTLNATDLDEGTNSQLVYSYTLYTSEKTQELFSLDPNTGEIKVMGVIDYEEAQSFEMHIQAQDRGENPKAGQCKVMVFITDLNDNYPEVTIQSVKSSLTEDVSVGTLIAVVSVSDRDSGANGEVELTLNRQESLPFLLNKSSEGYFELLVSKPLDREVIGKYDITLRVTDKGSPPLAENETITLEILDVNDNAPAFSQSFYTIHVVENNLPGALLTSLSAFDPDLNENQYLVYFIMEKEIVNTSMSMLFSINPENGDLYALKTFDYERERDFLFHIEARDSGVPPLSSNVTVHIIILDQNDNTPLIVSPWRAQGSVVEEVIPRSTDKGHLITKVIALDADSEQNARVTYQLLQVSDASLFSLDQYNGEIRTTRMFSYRDPRQQRLVVVAKDNGQPALSATVTIKISTVEHVLSFSETTELPLEYDVFTDLNLYLVIGLGAVSFLLLITILVIIVLKCQKPKPKAFKIPPPNRNSVISRNSMISQRSSTIADSTLISSDAYWYSLFLAETRKGKVVMRQPIIPKGAGYFVSSIPRSIGPSETTDSRASTLEQAPRRELP; from the coding sequence ATGGCGCGTGCCACTGCACCCGTACGGACACGTTTGATCGCGGCGCTTTTCTCATTCGCCGCACTGTGGGGATGTGCTCTTTCCATCACCCGGTACTCGATTCCGGAGGAGATGGAAGAGGGCTCCTTTGTTGCCAACCTGGCCACGGATTTGGCTCTGGAGGTTCGCAGTTTGGTGCAGCGCAGCGCCAAGCTCGATGTCATCAACAGCAAAAATTACCTTGACATCAACAAAGAAACAGGGGAGCTGGTGATCCGCGAGAAGATCGACCGCGAGAGCATATGCATGACCAAGGCGACCTCGTGCTTTCTGAAGATGGATGTCATACTGGAAAACCCCATTCGCATTTTTAACATCGAGTTGGAAATCATGGACATCAACGACAACGCGCCCGTGTTCCGCAGACGGACGATGCACTTGGACATATCGGAGGCAACCCCTCCCGGAGAGCGCTTCTCCTTGACAAACGCCGTGGATGCGGACGTGGGGGCGAACTCGATCAAGACCTACTATCTCAGCGAAAGCGATTACTTCAACATCGACATACAGACCGGCAGCGACGGCTCCAAATATGTCGACCTGGTGCTGAACGGTCATTTGGACCGCGAGGAGCACACGGTTCATAATTTGATTTTAACCGCTGTGGATGGAGGGGTGCCCCCCCGCTCCGGCACAGCCAGCATCGTTATCAACGTCCTGGATATCAACGACAACGCCCCCCTGTTCAGTCAGCCGCTATTCGCAGTCAACGTGTCGGAGAACTCGGCTGCAGGGACGGTGGTGATGACCTTAAACGCAACCGACTTGGATGAAGGCACCAACTCTCAGCTCGTCTATTCCTACACGCTGTACACCTCGGAGAAGACGCAGGAGCTCTTCTCGCTCGACCCCAACACAGGTGAGAtcaaggtgatgggggtgatcgACTATGAGGAGGCCCAGAGCTTCGAGATGCACATACAGGCTCAGGACAGAGGGGAGAACCCCAAGGCAGGACAATGTAAAGTCATGGTGTTCATCACCGACCTGAATGATAACTACCCCGAGGTGACCATACAGTCTGTGAAAAGTTCTCTGACGGAGGACGTCTCCGTGGGGACACTGATAGCGGTGGTGAGCGTCAGCGACAGGGACTCTGGAGCCAACGGGGAAGTGGAGCTCACCTTGAACCGACAAGAATCGCTACCGTTCCTCTTGAACAAATCCTCGGAGGGTTACTTTGAGCTCCTGGTTTCAAAGCCCCTGGACCGAGAGGTAATCGGTAAATACGACATCACGCTGAGGGTGACAGACAAAGGCTCGCCGCCCTTAGCCGAGAACGAAACCATCACTTTGGAGATTCTGGATGTCAACGACAACGCGCCCGCATTCTCCCAGTCCTTCTACACCATCCATGTTGTGGAGAACAATCTACCAGGGGCGTTATTGACATCACTGAGTGCATTTGACCCCGATCTCAATGAGAACCAGTACTTAGTCTATTTCATAATGGAGAAGGAGATTGTTAACACGTCGATGTCAATGCTGTTCTCCATCAACCCTGAGAATGGTGATCTGTATGCCCTGAAGACCTTTGActatgagagggagagggatttCCTCTTCCACATCGAGGCTCGAGACTCTGGTGTTCCCCCGCTGAGCAGCAATGTGACAGTGCACATCATCATCCTGGACCAGAACGACAACACCCCTCTCATCGTGTCACCGTGGCGGGCGCAGGGCTCCGTGGTCGAGGAGGTGATACCGAGGTCGACGGACAAGGGGCACTTGATCACCAAAGTGATCGCCCTCGACGCAGACTCTGAGCAGAACGCCAGGGTCACATATCAGCTCCTGCAGGTCAGCGACGCGTCCCTATTCAGCCTGGATCAGTACAACGGGGAGATCCGGACAACAAGGATGTTCAGTTACAGAGACCCAAGACAGCAGCGGCTGGTGGTCGTCGCCAAAGACAACGGCCAGCCCGCTCTCTCCGCCACCGTCACCATCAAGATATCGACGGTGGAACACGTCTTGTCCTTTTCGGAGACCACAGAGCTGCCGCTAGAGTATGACGTCTTCACAGACCTAAACCTGTACTTAGTAATCGGTTTAGGAGCCGTGTCTTTTCTGCTACTGATAACCATCTTGGTTATTATTGTGCTGAAGTGTCAAAAACCAAAGCCAAAGGCCTTCAAGATCCCTCCCCCCAACAGAAACAGTGTGATCAGCAGGAACAGCATGATCAGCCAGAGAAGCTCCACCATCGCAGACTCCACCCTGATCTCCAGCGATGCCTACTGGTACAGCTTGTTCCTCGCTGAGACCAGGAAAGGCAAAGTGGTCATGAGACAGCCGATTATTCCCAAAGGAGCTGGGTATTTTGTGTCCAGTATACCCAGGAGCATAGGGCCAAGCGAGACCACGGACTCCAGAGCATCCACACTGGAG
- the LOC117743063 gene encoding protocadherin alpha-C2-like isoform X2, which translates to MARATAPVRTRLIAALFSFAALWGCALSITRYSIPEEMEEGSFVANLATDLALEVRSLVQRSAKLDVINSKNYLDINKETGELVIREKIDRESICMTKATSCFLKMDVILENPIRIFNIELEIMDINDNAPVFRRRTMHLDISEATPPGERFSLTNAVDADVGANSIKTYYLSESDYFNIDIQTGSDGSKYVDLVLNGHLDREEHTVHNLILTAVDGGVPPRSGTASIVINVLDINDNAPLFSQPLFAVNVSENSAAGTVVMTLNATDLDEGTNSQLVYSYTLYTSEKTQELFSLDPNTGEIKVMGVIDYEEAQSFEMHIQAQDRGENPKAGQCKVMVFITDLNDNYPEVTIQSVKSSLTEDVSVGTLIAVVSVSDRDSGANGEVELTLNRQESLPFLLNKSSEGYFELLVSKPLDREVIGKYDITLRVTDKGSPPLAENETITLEILDVNDNAPAFSQSFYTIHVVENNLPGALLTSLSAFDPDLNENQYLVYFIMEKEIVNTSMSMLFSINPENGDLYALKTFDYERERDFLFHIEARDSGVPPLSSNVTVHIIILDQNDNTPLIVSPWRAQGSVVEEVIPRSTDKGHLITKVIALDADSEQNARVTYQLLQVSDASLFSLDQYNGEIRTTRMFSYRDPRQQRLVVVAKDNGQPALSATVTIKISTVEHVLSFSETTELPLEYDVFTDLNLYLVIGLGAVSFLLLITILVIIVLKCQKPKPKAFKIPPPNRNSVISRNSMISQRSSTIADSTLISSDAYWYSLFLAETRKGKVVMRQPIIPKGAGYFVSSIPRSIGPSETTDSRASTLEYSK; encoded by the coding sequence ATGGCGCGTGCCACTGCACCCGTACGGACACGTTTGATCGCGGCGCTTTTCTCATTCGCCGCACTGTGGGGATGTGCTCTTTCCATCACCCGGTACTCGATTCCGGAGGAGATGGAAGAGGGCTCCTTTGTTGCCAACCTGGCCACGGATTTGGCTCTGGAGGTTCGCAGTTTGGTGCAGCGCAGCGCCAAGCTCGATGTCATCAACAGCAAAAATTACCTTGACATCAACAAAGAAACAGGGGAGCTGGTGATCCGCGAGAAGATCGACCGCGAGAGCATATGCATGACCAAGGCGACCTCGTGCTTTCTGAAGATGGATGTCATACTGGAAAACCCCATTCGCATTTTTAACATCGAGTTGGAAATCATGGACATCAACGACAACGCGCCCGTGTTCCGCAGACGGACGATGCACTTGGACATATCGGAGGCAACCCCTCCCGGAGAGCGCTTCTCCTTGACAAACGCCGTGGATGCGGACGTGGGGGCGAACTCGATCAAGACCTACTATCTCAGCGAAAGCGATTACTTCAACATCGACATACAGACCGGCAGCGACGGCTCCAAATATGTCGACCTGGTGCTGAACGGTCATTTGGACCGCGAGGAGCACACGGTTCATAATTTGATTTTAACCGCTGTGGATGGAGGGGTGCCCCCCCGCTCCGGCACAGCCAGCATCGTTATCAACGTCCTGGATATCAACGACAACGCCCCCCTGTTCAGTCAGCCGCTATTCGCAGTCAACGTGTCGGAGAACTCGGCTGCAGGGACGGTGGTGATGACCTTAAACGCAACCGACTTGGATGAAGGCACCAACTCTCAGCTCGTCTATTCCTACACGCTGTACACCTCGGAGAAGACGCAGGAGCTCTTCTCGCTCGACCCCAACACAGGTGAGAtcaaggtgatgggggtgatcgACTATGAGGAGGCCCAGAGCTTCGAGATGCACATACAGGCTCAGGACAGAGGGGAGAACCCCAAGGCAGGACAATGTAAAGTCATGGTGTTCATCACCGACCTGAATGATAACTACCCCGAGGTGACCATACAGTCTGTGAAAAGTTCTCTGACGGAGGACGTCTCCGTGGGGACACTGATAGCGGTGGTGAGCGTCAGCGACAGGGACTCTGGAGCCAACGGGGAAGTGGAGCTCACCTTGAACCGACAAGAATCGCTACCGTTCCTCTTGAACAAATCCTCGGAGGGTTACTTTGAGCTCCTGGTTTCAAAGCCCCTGGACCGAGAGGTAATCGGTAAATACGACATCACGCTGAGGGTGACAGACAAAGGCTCGCCGCCCTTAGCCGAGAACGAAACCATCACTTTGGAGATTCTGGATGTCAACGACAACGCGCCCGCATTCTCCCAGTCCTTCTACACCATCCATGTTGTGGAGAACAATCTACCAGGGGCGTTATTGACATCACTGAGTGCATTTGACCCCGATCTCAATGAGAACCAGTACTTAGTCTATTTCATAATGGAGAAGGAGATTGTTAACACGTCGATGTCAATGCTGTTCTCCATCAACCCTGAGAATGGTGATCTGTATGCCCTGAAGACCTTTGActatgagagggagagggatttCCTCTTCCACATCGAGGCTCGAGACTCTGGTGTTCCCCCGCTGAGCAGCAATGTGACAGTGCACATCATCATCCTGGACCAGAACGACAACACCCCTCTCATCGTGTCACCGTGGCGGGCGCAGGGCTCCGTGGTCGAGGAGGTGATACCGAGGTCGACGGACAAGGGGCACTTGATCACCAAAGTGATCGCCCTCGACGCAGACTCTGAGCAGAACGCCAGGGTCACATATCAGCTCCTGCAGGTCAGCGACGCGTCCCTATTCAGCCTGGATCAGTACAACGGGGAGATCCGGACAACAAGGATGTTCAGTTACAGAGACCCAAGACAGCAGCGGCTGGTGGTCGTCGCCAAAGACAACGGCCAGCCCGCTCTCTCCGCCACCGTCACCATCAAGATATCGACGGTGGAACACGTCTTGTCCTTTTCGGAGACCACAGAGCTGCCGCTAGAGTATGACGTCTTCACAGACCTAAACCTGTACTTAGTAATCGGTTTAGGAGCCGTGTCTTTTCTGCTACTGATAACCATCTTGGTTATTATTGTGCTGAAGTGTCAAAAACCAAAGCCAAAGGCCTTCAAGATCCCTCCCCCCAACAGAAACAGTGTGATCAGCAGGAACAGCATGATCAGCCAGAGAAGCTCCACCATCGCAGACTCCACCCTGATCTCCAGCGATGCCTACTGGTACAGCTTGTTCCTCGCTGAGACCAGGAAAGGCAAAGTGGTCATGAGACAGCCGATTATTCCCAAAGGAGCTGGGTATTTTGTGTCCAGTATACCCAGGAGCATAGGGCCAAGCGAGACCACGGACTCCAGAGCATCCACACTGGAG
- the LOC117742881 gene encoding protocadherin-10-like — MDRLFGKWHGVCRFALFTCFLDAVRGQIRYSIPEELEHGAFVGNIAEDLGLDLDKLSARRFRIVSGAKKQYVEVNLENGVLFVNERIDREELCEQSLSCSFHLQVVIESPLELYRVEMEILDVNDNSPSFPWTEFNLDISESAAPGSRFPLESAQDLDVGPNSLRTYLLSVNEHFLLDIQTRSDGSKFAELVLQNSLDREQQSAHQMVLTAVDGGAPERSGTAQIDITVLDANDNAPVFDQSFYRVRLAENAPKGTVVIKLNASDLDEGPNADITYSFSGHAPIKVRQLFSVDSRTGEIKVKGVIDYEKARMHEIYVQAKDKGPSAVAVHCKVLVNVLDTNDNLPEVILTSVSTPVQEDAPPGTVIAVISVMDKDSGENGNVDCEIPHHVPFQLHSSFKNYYTLVTSDFLDREAVADYNITLTARDMGSPPLFTRKTILVQVSDVNDNAPRFKQPSYTVYLTENNAPGASICSVTALDPDYGQNAYLSYSIVEGDIQGMHVSTYVSINSDNGNIYALRSFDHEQLKHFQVTVRAQDAGFPPLSSNVSVNIFILDQNDNAPVIVSPVARNGSAPSGTVPRSVDAGYLVAKISAADADEGQNSRLFYQLLQATDPSLFSIALYTGEIRTMRPFAEKDATRHRLVILVKDNGQPPLSATVSIILSVVDSLPDSKPDLGDLSLSPHHSSNFTLYLIVSLGAISFTFLVAIIVLVAVRRLKGRASGGESDFPSVGGSCGSCCCCCCSRSETSTTTEVFKKSNLNVRMSAGAPGCAETNGNGALPQVYCYKMCLTPESSKSDFMFLKPCSPVMSVQQNNAKSTDYLTSGWSTLDRNELGNNRAATPNELKYSNKDWTWTKNQRNSAYKRYSSANMEGTLTRQQKSDDHGFSCSVAPQYWTWGNHMNDCQISLQEGAVPHYSWTPKYTQPHSEQPDYQHNVYIPGTTSDYSTLKLAPRGDLDVYNTFSTFGKKKRFISNYEQSFDNDDSLIVSNDIFK; from the exons ATGGACAGACTGTTTGGGAAATGGCACGGAGTTTGCCGTTTTGCGTTGTTCACTTGCTTTTTGGATGCAGTCCGGGGACAGATCCGCTACTCCATCCCGGAGGAACTGGAGCATGGAGCGTTTGTTGGCAACATTGCAGAGGACCTGGGCTTGGATTTGGACAAACTCTCTGCGCGCAGATTCCGGATAGTCTCGGGTGCCAAGAAGCAATATGTGGAGGTAAATTTAGAAAATGGAGTTCTCTTCGTCAACGAGAGAATTGACCGTGAGGAACTGTGCGAGCAGAGTTTGTCCTGCTCTTTTCACCTGCAAGTGGTCATCGAAAGCCCTCTGGAGCTGTACAGGGTAGAGATGGAAATTCTGGACGTGAACGACAACTCTCCCAGTTTCCCGTGGACCGAGTTCAATCTGGACATATCGGAGTCCGCCGCGCCAGGGTCCCGCTTCCCACTTGAGAGCGCACAGGACTTAGACGTCGGCCCCAACTCGCTGCGCACCTACTTGCTGAGTGTGAACGAGCACTTCCTTTTGGATATACAGACGCGCAGCGATGGCAGTAAATTTGCAGAACTAGTCCTACAGAACTCACTGGACCGAGAGCAGCAAAGTGCGCACCAAATGGTCCTAACGGCGGTGGATGGAGGCGCACCGGAGAGATCCGGCACTGCGCAAATCGATATCACGGTTTTGGATGCAAATGACAACGCGCCCGTGTTTGACCAGTCGTTTTACAGAGTCAGGCTGGCGGAAAACGCACCCAAAGGCACAGTTGTCATAAAACTCAACGCGTCCGATTTAGACGAGGGTCCTAATGCGGACATCACCTATTCATTCAGCGGCCACGCGCCCATCAAAGTGCGCCAGCTTTTCAGCGTGGACTCGCGCACGGGGGAAATCAAAGTCAAAGGAGTGATAGATTACGAAAAGGCCAGGATGCATGAGATTTATGTGCAGGCGAAAGATAAAGGGCCCTCCGCTGTGGCAGTGCACTGCAAAGTGCTGGTGAACGTGTTGGATACAAATGACAACCTCCCGGAGGTGATCCTCACGTCGGTGTCTACACCTGTGCAGGAGGACGCGCCCCCGGGCACGGTGATAGCCGTCATCAGCGTGATGGACAAGGACTCGGGTGAAAACGGGAACGTGGACTGCGAGATCCCACACCACGTCCCATTCCAGCTCCACTCATCCTTTAAGAACTACTACACTTTAGTAACTTCAGATTTTCTGGACAGAGAGGCAGTCGCAGACTACAACATAACCCTCACCGCCCGAGACATGGGCTCCCCACCTTTATTCACGAGGAAGACCATTTTGGTCCAAGTGTCTGATGTGAACGATAACGCGCCCCGCTTCAAGCAGCCCTCCTATACGGTGTATCTGACCGAGAACAATGCACCGGGGGCATCCATTTGCTCGGTGACCGCACTGGACCCAGATTATGGTCAAAATGCATACCTCTCCTATTCTATAGTGGAGGGTGACATACAGGGGATGCACGTGTCCACGTACGTGTCCATAAACTCAGACAACGGAAACATTTACGCGCTGCGATCCTTTGACCACGAACAACTTAAACACTTCCAGGTCACCGTCCGAGCTCAAGACGCCGGGTTCCCACCTCTGAGCAGCAACGTCTCCGTGAACATCTTTATTTTGGACCAAAACGACAACGCGCCCGTGATCGTGTCCCCTGTTGCGCGAAACGGCAGCGCGCCCAGCGGAACGGTGCCCCGGTCCGTGGACGCCGGTTACCTCGTCGCCAAGATCAGCGCGGCGGACGCGGACGAGGGTCAAAACTCGCGTCTGTTTTATCAGCTGCTGCAAGCAACGGACCCGAGCTTGTTCAGCATCGCTCTGTACACGGGAGAAATCAGGACGATGCGCCCGTTTGCGGAGAAAGACGCCACGAGGCACAGATTGGTCATTCTTGTGAAGGACAATGGTCAGCCGCCCCTCTCGGCCACTGTTTCCATCATCCTGTCAGTGGTTGACAGCCTGCCAGATTCCAAGCCCGATTTGGGAGACCTGTCACTAAGCCCACATCACAGCTCCAACTTCACCCTGTACTTAATCGTGTCTCTGGGCGCCATCTCCTTCACATTTCTCGTGGCTATCATTGTCCTGGTTGCTGTGCGCAGACTGAAGGGCAGAGCGTCCGGCGGAGAGTCTGACTTCCCCTCGGTCGGCGGAAGCTgcgggagctgctgctgctgctgctgctctcgctcggagacctccaccaccacagAGGTGTTCAAGAAGTCCAACTTGAACGTCCGGATGTCCGCAGGCGCGCCCGGCTGCGCGGAGACAAACGGCAACGGCGCTCTGCCGCAGGTCTACTGCTACAAAATGTGTCTGACACCGGAATCGTCCAAAAGTGACTTCATGTTTCTGAAGCCTTGCAGTCCGGTGATGTCAGTTCAGCAGAACAACGCCAAGAGCACCGATTACCTCACTTCTGGCTGGAGCACACTGGACCGCAATGAACTGGGCAACAACAGAGCGGCGACCCCAAACGAG CTTAAGTATTCAAACAAGGACTGGACCTGGACCAAGAACCAACGCAACTCAGCATACAAGAG GTACAGTTCAGCAAACATGGAGGGCACTCTCACTCGCCAACAAAAGTCCGACGACCATGGGTTTTCCTGCTCTGTGGCACCACAGTACTGGACCTGGGGGAACCACATGAATG ACTGCCAGATATCTCTTCAAGAGGGAGCAGTCCCTCACTACTCGTGGACCCCCAAGTACACTCAGCCTCACTCTGAACAACCAGACTACCAGCACAACGTCTACATACCTGGCACCACGTCTGACTACAGCACTCTGAAGCTGGCACCCAGAGGAGATCTGGATGTGTACAACACGTTCTCTacttttggaaagaaaaagagattcaTCTCAAACTATGAACAATCTTTTGACAACGATGATAGTCTCATCGTCAGTAACGACATCTTCAAATGA